One window of the Candidatus Hydrogenedentota bacterium genome contains the following:
- a CDS encoding Gfo/Idh/MocA family oxidoreductase, whose product MSIGASSQNSGSSRRDFMRQSGAVLMGATLAGRIALGQGSDVLKLGLIGCGGRGTGAMRNALLADPNTKLVAMADAFSDKIEESLKSLGNSEAKDRVVVDDDHKFTGFDAYQKAVEACDVLVLAAPPGFRPAHLKAVVAAGKHCFCEKPVAVDGPGLRSVVATCEEGGKKGLNIVSGLCYRYENKKRETVQRVHDGAVGDIVTIETVYNTSALWHKGRRPSWSEMEYQMRNWLYFDWLSGDHITEQHIHSLDKMMWIMNDVPPVKATASGGRTVRTDAKFGNIYDHFNTVFEWENGVRAFSSCRQWENSTTAVYDNVYGTNGIARVQEHVITPKQGAAWSWSSEQTDDMYQNELDALFKAIRSGTPINNGDYMVKSNAAAIMGRMAAYSGQAVTWDQVMNSDLDLSPAKLEFGDIEMRPIPVPGQGKFF is encoded by the coding sequence ATGTCCATCGGGGCTTCATCCCAAAATTCGGGTTCTTCGCGGCGTGATTTCATGCGCCAGAGCGGCGCGGTGCTGATGGGCGCCACCCTTGCCGGGCGCATCGCCCTGGGGCAGGGGAGCGATGTGCTGAAGCTCGGCCTCATCGGCTGCGGCGGACGCGGCACGGGGGCGATGCGCAACGCGCTCCTCGCCGACCCGAACACCAAGCTCGTGGCCATGGCGGACGCCTTTTCCGACAAGATTGAGGAGAGCCTGAAATCCCTCGGCAACTCCGAGGCCAAGGACCGCGTGGTGGTGGACGACGACCACAAATTCACCGGCTTTGACGCCTACCAGAAGGCCGTGGAGGCCTGCGACGTGCTGGTGCTGGCCGCGCCCCCCGGATTCCGCCCGGCCCACCTGAAGGCCGTGGTCGCCGCGGGCAAACACTGCTTCTGCGAGAAGCCCGTGGCCGTGGACGGCCCCGGCCTCCGCTCCGTCGTCGCCACCTGCGAGGAGGGCGGCAAAAAGGGCCTGAACATCGTCTCGGGCCTCTGCTACCGCTACGAGAACAAGAAACGCGAAACGGTCCAGCGCGTGCATGACGGCGCCGTCGGCGACATCGTCACCATCGAGACGGTCTACAACACCAGCGCGCTCTGGCACAAGGGCCGCAGGCCGTCCTGGTCCGAGATGGAGTACCAGATGCGCAACTGGCTCTATTTCGACTGGCTCTCGGGCGACCACATCACGGAGCAGCACATCCACAGCCTGGACAAGATGATGTGGATCATGAACGATGTCCCCCCGGTGAAGGCCACCGCCAGCGGCGGCCGCACGGTGCGCACGGACGCGAAGTTCGGCAACATCTACGACCACTTCAACACGGTCTTCGAGTGGGAGAACGGCGTGCGCGCGTTCAGCTCGTGCAGGCAGTGGGAAAACTCGACCACGGCGGTCTATGACAACGTGTACGGCACGAACGGCATCGCCCGCGTGCAGGAGCATGTCATCACGCCGAAGCAGGGCGCGGCCTGGTCTTGGTCCTCCGAGCAGACGGACGACATGTACCAGAACGAGCTGGACGCGCTGTTCAAGGCTATCCGCTCGGGCACGCCGATCAACAACGGCGACTACATGGTGAAGAGCAACGCCGCGGCGATTATGGGCCGCATGGCGGCCTACAGCGGGCAGGCGGTGACCTGGGACCAGGTGATGAACTCCGACCTGGACCTCTCGCCGGCCAAGCTCGAGTTCGGCGACATCGAGATGCGGCCCATTCCGGTGCCGGGCCAGGGCAAGTTTTTCTAG
- a CDS encoding Gfo/Idh/MocA family oxidoreductase encodes MKKQNRRTFLGNTLTGLMAGAAFPVLGRTSHAAPGDMVRHAVIGLGGQGTRHAQVFSSFPDCEVAVVCDVDPERRAKVGERLPKARLEEDYRRILEDDTIDSVSIATPDHWHTPLALAALAAGKHVYVEKPCAQTIQEAKLLKDAAARSGKCVQQGTQGRSGASLRDAVAFMQEGGLGKIRLAKAINHQFREPIGRAPETDPPEGVNYDLWLGSAPKRPFTRNRWHYNWHWFWDYGSGDTGNDGIHQIDQARWGLGAGLPLNVTATGGQLFYDDDHETPDTLTAVYDYGDRQLIYEMRLWTDYPMEGHDNGVVFYGDKGRMDFGRKGCVATFIGGETKEFGSYADIRDHIRNFLDCLKTGNPAGLNGGIAEGAVSTTLCQLANISMRTGRRLTVDAESWECVGDPEALRLFSREFRAGYELPVV; translated from the coding sequence ATGAAGAAGCAAAATCGCAGAACTTTTCTCGGCAACACCCTGACGGGCCTCATGGCCGGGGCCGCCTTTCCGGTGCTTGGCCGGACCTCGCATGCCGCGCCCGGTGACATGGTCCGGCATGCCGTGATTGGCCTCGGGGGCCAGGGCACGCGCCATGCCCAGGTGTTCTCCTCGTTCCCGGACTGCGAAGTGGCGGTGGTCTGCGATGTGGACCCGGAACGGCGGGCCAAGGTTGGGGAGCGCCTTCCGAAGGCCCGGCTTGAGGAGGACTACCGGCGCATTCTTGAGGATGACACGATTGACTCGGTGAGCATCGCCACGCCGGACCACTGGCACACGCCCCTCGCGCTGGCCGCGCTTGCGGCGGGGAAGCATGTGTATGTGGAAAAGCCCTGCGCCCAGACCATCCAGGAGGCGAAACTGCTGAAGGACGCCGCCGCAAGGTCCGGGAAATGTGTGCAGCAGGGCACCCAGGGACGCAGCGGCGCCTCCCTGCGCGACGCCGTGGCGTTCATGCAGGAAGGCGGACTGGGGAAGATACGTCTGGCCAAGGCCATTAACCACCAGTTCCGCGAGCCCATCGGCCGCGCTCCGGAGACGGACCCGCCGGAGGGGGTGAACTATGATTTGTGGCTGGGCTCCGCCCCGAAGCGCCCCTTCACGCGGAACCGCTGGCACTACAACTGGCACTGGTTCTGGGACTACGGCTCGGGCGACACCGGCAATGACGGCATCCACCAGATAGATCAGGCGCGGTGGGGACTGGGCGCGGGGTTGCCCCTGAACGTGACCGCCACGGGCGGGCAGCTTTTCTATGACGACGACCATGAGACGCCGGACACGTTGACTGCGGTTTACGACTACGGCGACCGGCAGTTAATCTATGAGATGCGCCTCTGGACCGACTACCCCATGGAGGGGCATGACAACGGCGTGGTGTTCTACGGGGACAAGGGACGCATGGACTTCGGGCGCAAGGGCTGCGTGGCCACGTTCATCGGCGGCGAGACCAAAGAATTCGGGTCCTACGCCGACATCAGAGACCACATCCGGAATTTCCTGGACTGCCTGAAGACGGGCAACCCCGCCGGACTCAACGGCGGCATTGCCGAGGGCGCGGTCTCGACCACCCTGTGCCAGCTCGCAAACATCTCCATGCGCACGGGCCGCAGGCTGACAGTGGACGCTGAATCCTGGGAGTGCGTGGGCGACCCGGAGGCGTTGAGACTCTTCAGCCGCGAGTTCCGCGCGGGGTATGAACTGCCGGTGGTGTGA
- a CDS encoding TolC family protein, with amino-acid sequence MRPLYTLNLAMALLSAAACLSLFPGTTAAQDVTFMDAAPAVTAEPGAPAGRARERSVAEISESFEGFLTPRKPVVIGLLLDGPALREDPTERYQAEILEVAGKSFDIRFVRREADWTMAGVDAALDGMLSDSGMDLVITLGMLGSLQACQRGALPRPVIAAQVVEPRMVGLPQRDGKSGVRNLAYLAFEHVVQRDMARFLELAPFSRVTVLVNGLLAESITTLRESLVRELATMGLTAGLVAVGEDPAAVLAAIPADTEAVYFGPMLNLGDDAFAEIVRGVNARRLPSFSLGGPADVRAGVLATLHPEGEARRVGRRLANNAYRILSGTAPESLAVAFAHEDAFMVNLETARTLGLTPRQDLLGQAEVINEEPQTAEREYTLAGAVREALAGNLDLSEKDRELRAAAQNIPAARANLLPQVKAGSTYAAIDDELASAVQPARAWTASITTTQLVYDEMAHANVEIQKRLQAALEHGREGFELDIIKLAAEAYFNVLRAKTLEGVQKSNLRRTLANRSLAVRRAELGVSGPGEVFRWDAQAAQNRIEVVNASALRRAAEMQFNRVLNQEQESFFILREQGLEGEPAMDAGLRIARRLNDEEQARQFRDFLVARGLEEAPELRQLDEAVAAGGRLYTATKRKYYIPTVGLQWELKHKLDTAGKGSEGGLQTMIVPGIPDNSWTVGVQASLPLYAGGKRKADRVQARESLEQMKIKRASAAQKIEQRIRTAARNTAAAHANIGQARAASEAARKGLELVSDGYGRGVLNVTDLTDAQTAALVAELGAAGAAYQFMLDLMELYRAVGVMEFLEPASTLCPEE; translated from the coding sequence ATGCGACCACTTTACACGTTGAATTTGGCGATGGCACTGCTTTCCGCAGCGGCCTGCCTGAGCCTTTTCCCTGGAACAACCGCCGCGCAGGACGTGACCTTCATGGATGCCGCCCCCGCCGTGACGGCGGAGCCCGGCGCGCCCGCCGGCCGCGCGCGCGAGCGTAGCGTGGCGGAAATCTCCGAGTCTTTTGAGGGTTTCCTCACACCGAGAAAGCCCGTGGTCATCGGGCTGCTGCTGGACGGACCGGCCCTGCGCGAAGACCCCACAGAACGGTACCAGGCGGAGATTCTCGAGGTTGCGGGCAAGTCCTTCGACATCCGTTTTGTCCGCCGCGAGGCGGACTGGACCATGGCGGGGGTGGATGCGGCGCTGGACGGGATGCTGTCGGACTCCGGGATGGACCTGGTTATTACCCTTGGGATGCTGGGCTCCCTGCAGGCCTGCCAGCGGGGCGCCCTGCCCAGGCCCGTGATTGCGGCGCAGGTGGTGGAGCCTCGCATGGTGGGGCTGCCCCAGCGGGACGGAAAAAGCGGGGTGCGCAACCTCGCCTACCTGGCCTTTGAGCATGTAGTCCAGCGCGACATGGCCCGTTTTCTGGAACTGGCCCCCTTCTCCCGGGTGACCGTGCTGGTGAACGGCCTGCTGGCCGAGTCCATCACCACGCTGCGGGAAAGTCTTGTCCGTGAACTGGCCACCATGGGTTTGACGGCGGGGCTGGTCGCCGTCGGGGAAGACCCCGCCGCCGTGCTGGCGGCGATTCCGGCGGACACGGAGGCGGTGTACTTCGGGCCCATGCTGAACCTCGGCGACGACGCCTTTGCGGAGATCGTGCGCGGGGTGAACGCGCGCCGCCTGCCGTCCTTCTCCCTTGGGGGACCGGCGGACGTGCGCGCCGGGGTGCTGGCGACACTGCACCCCGAGGGCGAGGCGCGCCGGGTGGGCCGCCGTCTGGCCAACAACGCCTACCGCATCCTCTCCGGAACCGCGCCTGAAAGCCTGGCGGTCGCCTTTGCCCACGAAGACGCGTTCATGGTGAACCTTGAAACGGCCCGGACCCTCGGCCTGACCCCGCGCCAGGACCTGCTCGGCCAGGCGGAGGTCATCAACGAGGAGCCGCAGACGGCGGAGCGGGAGTACACCCTCGCGGGCGCGGTGCGCGAGGCCCTTGCGGGCAACCTGGACCTCTCGGAGAAAGACCGGGAACTGCGCGCCGCGGCCCAGAACATCCCCGCCGCGCGGGCCAACCTGCTGCCGCAGGTGAAGGCCGGGAGCACCTATGCGGCCATAGACGACGAGCTGGCCTCGGCGGTGCAGCCCGCGCGGGCCTGGACGGCGTCCATCACGACGACGCAGCTTGTCTATGACGAGATGGCCCACGCCAACGTGGAAATCCAGAAGCGGCTCCAGGCCGCGCTGGAGCACGGCCGCGAGGGCTTTGAGCTGGACATCATCAAGCTGGCCGCGGAGGCCTACTTCAACGTGCTCCGCGCCAAGACCCTGGAGGGCGTGCAGAAAAGCAACCTGCGCCGGACCCTTGCGAACCGGAGCCTGGCGGTCCGGCGCGCGGAGCTGGGCGTATCCGGGCCGGGCGAGGTCTTCCGCTGGGACGCGCAGGCGGCGCAGAACCGCATCGAGGTCGTGAACGCCTCCGCCCTGCGGCGCGCGGCGGAGATGCAGTTCAACCGGGTGCTGAACCAGGAGCAGGAGTCCTTTTTCATCCTCCGTGAGCAGGGCCTGGAGGGCGAGCCCGCCATGGACGCGGGCCTGCGCATCGCGCGGCGCCTCAACGACGAGGAACAGGCGCGGCAGTTCCGCGATTTTCTGGTCGCCCGCGGACTGGAGGAGGCGCCCGAACTGCGCCAGCTCGATGAGGCCGTCGCGGCGGGCGGCCGCCTGTACACGGCCACAAAACGCAAATACTACATCCCCACCGTGGGCCTGCAATGGGAACTGAAGCACAAACTGGACACGGCGGGGAAGGGCTCGGAGGGCGGCCTCCAGACGATGATCGTGCCGGGCATTCCGGACAACTCCTGGACTGTGGGCGTGCAGGCGTCCCTGCCGCTCTACGCGGGGGGGAAACGGAAGGCGGACCGCGTCCAGGCGCGCGAGTCCCTCGAACAGATGAAGATAAAGCGCGCCTCGGCCGCGCAGAAAATCGAGCAGCGCATCCGGACCGCCGCGCGTAACACCGCCGCGGCCCACGCGAACATCGGCCAGGCCCGCGCCGCCTCCGAGGCCGCGCGGAAGGGGCTGGAACTGGTCTCGGACGGCTACGGCCGCGGCGTGCTCAACGTGACGGACCTCACGGACGCGCAGACGGCGGCGCTGGTGGCCGAACTGGGCGCGGCGGGGGCGGCCTACCAGTTCATGCTCGACCTGATGGAGCTCTACCGCGCCGTGGGCGTGATGGAGTTTCTGGAGCCCGCCAGCACCCTGTGCCCGGAGGAGTAG
- a CDS encoding sulfatase, with product MTRAVLAPALLIAACAAFGGETPPNVLFLTADTLRADALGCYGAAPSPSPNLDTLAAQSLLFTDCVCDTPLTGPSFSAMLTSAPPRANGATHNGLRVSGGLTTAPELFKAAGYHTWCVQSTWTLKARLSGLDRGFDRYDEAFHKKRWGVVKAERPADEVTDAALRMLGETPKDRPFFAWVHYIDPHAPYVFHAGFNPSGANVWRMPPREGVRARYRSEVAFMDRHIGRLLEALPENTVVLFVADHGESLYEHGYLGHGRHVYHDNLRVPLMIRAPGTAPGRTDRPAQGIDIGPTLLGLAGIPRAEGMTGLDLLRDPDPEGRVRVVETYGGAVPKLPGFKLLIASGGATHQGVIQGNWKLILPARGLPELYNLSADPAERRNLVRDHGDRVGQMSGHLDLWLKANNRADGAAVELTAEDEAALRSLGYLR from the coding sequence ATGACCCGCGCCGTCCTCGCGCCGGCGCTGCTCATCGCGGCGTGCGCGGCGTTTGGCGGTGAAACGCCGCCCAATGTCCTTTTCCTGACCGCCGACACCCTCCGCGCGGACGCGCTCGGCTGTTATGGCGCGGCGCCCTCCCCGTCGCCCAACCTCGACACACTGGCCGCACAAAGCCTGCTGTTCACGGACTGCGTCTGCGACACGCCCCTGACGGGCCCCTCCTTCTCCGCCATGCTCACCTCGGCGCCGCCGCGCGCCAACGGCGCCACCCACAACGGGCTGCGCGTGTCCGGCGGACTCACGACGGCGCCGGAACTGTTCAAGGCCGCCGGATACCACACCTGGTGCGTGCAGAGCACCTGGACCCTGAAGGCGCGGCTCTCCGGGCTGGACCGGGGCTTTGACCGGTACGACGAGGCGTTCCACAAAAAGCGCTGGGGCGTGGTCAAGGCGGAGCGGCCCGCGGACGAGGTGACCGACGCGGCCCTGCGCATGCTGGGGGAGACGCCCAAAGACCGGCCCTTCTTCGCCTGGGTCCATTATATTGACCCCCACGCGCCCTATGTGTTCCACGCCGGGTTCAACCCGTCCGGGGCCAATGTGTGGCGGATGCCGCCCCGCGAGGGGGTGCGGGCCAGATACCGCTCCGAGGTCGCCTTCATGGACCGGCACATCGGCCGTCTTCTGGAGGCGCTGCCGGAGAACACCGTGGTCCTCTTTGTGGCGGACCACGGCGAGAGCCTTTACGAGCACGGGTATCTGGGGCACGGCCGCCATGTCTACCACGACAACCTGCGGGTGCCCCTGATGATTCGCGCCCCCGGCACGGCGCCGGGCCGCACGGACCGCCCCGCGCAGGGGATAGACATCGGCCCGACCCTGCTGGGGCTGGCGGGCATCCCCCGCGCCGAGGGAATGACGGGCCTGGACCTGCTGCGCGACCCCGACCCGGAGGGGCGGGTCCGGGTGGTGGAGACCTACGGCGGCGCGGTGCCCAAACTGCCGGGCTTCAAACTGCTAATCGCCTCCGGCGGCGCCACCCATCAGGGCGTGATTCAGGGGAACTGGAAGCTGATTTTGCCCGCGCGGGGCCTCCCGGAACTGTACAATTTGTCTGCGGACCCGGCGGAGCGGCGAAACCTTGTCCGGGACCATGGGGACCGCGTGGGACAGATGAGCGGACACCTGGACCTGTGGCTGAAAGCGAACAACCGCGCCGACGGCGCCGCCGTTGAACTGACCGCCGAGGACGAGGCCGCGCTCAGGAGCCTGGGCTATCTGCGGTGA
- the chrA gene encoding chromate efflux transporter, whose translation MSESSGKSGSGALRELALLFGRLGFTAFGGPAAHIALFEEEVVRRRKWLTHGEFLDLLGVTNLIPGPNSTEMVIHVGQIRAGFRGMVVAGAAFILPASLIVGVCAWLYVRFGGLPQAEGILYGVKPVVLAVIAQALWGLGGKVAEKRPQALVAVLATAAVWFGAGELMVLLFAGGIMAVRAAAVHGLARHVRGLALLALFAAVFIGLTAMLPDDGGSARPFSLTALFLFFFKVGSVLYGSGYVLIAFIESSLVSHWGWLTQTQLLDAVAVGQVTPGPLFTAATFIGFLLAGVSGAAVGTLGIFLPSFVFVGLSGPLIPKIRQSVLAGAFLDGVNAASLALMAVVTLRLGIGILVDPVSALIAVCCAYALFRYRINSTWLVAGGAAGGLALSLL comes from the coding sequence ATGAGCGAATCATCCGGCAAATCTGGTTCTGGCGCCCTCCGGGAGCTGGCGCTGCTGTTTGGCCGGCTGGGTTTCACCGCCTTTGGCGGTCCGGCGGCGCATATTGCCCTTTTCGAGGAGGAGGTGGTGCGTCGGCGAAAGTGGCTCACCCATGGGGAGTTCCTCGATTTGCTGGGGGTGACGAACCTGATTCCCGGCCCCAACTCAACAGAAATGGTCATCCATGTCGGCCAGATCAGGGCGGGGTTCCGGGGCATGGTGGTCGCCGGGGCGGCTTTCATCCTCCCCGCGTCCCTTATCGTGGGGGTCTGCGCGTGGCTGTATGTCCGTTTTGGCGGTCTCCCCCAGGCGGAGGGGATTCTGTACGGGGTGAAACCGGTGGTTTTGGCCGTAATCGCGCAGGCCTTGTGGGGGCTGGGCGGCAAAGTGGCGGAGAAGCGGCCCCAGGCCCTCGTGGCCGTGCTGGCCACCGCCGCCGTGTGGTTCGGGGCGGGCGAGCTCATGGTTCTCCTGTTTGCGGGCGGGATTATGGCAGTCCGCGCCGCCGCCGTCCATGGACTGGCCCGGCACGTGCGGGGACTGGCGCTGCTGGCATTGTTTGCCGCCGTTTTCATAGGCCTGACCGCGATGCTGCCCGATGACGGCGGGAGCGCCCGCCCCTTCAGCCTCACCGCGCTGTTTCTTTTCTTTTTCAAGGTGGGCAGCGTCCTCTATGGCAGCGGTTATGTGCTGATTGCCTTCATCGAGTCCAGCCTGGTGAGCCACTGGGGGTGGCTCACCCAGACCCAGTTGCTGGATGCGGTGGCGGTCGGCCAGGTGACCCCCGGCCCCCTGTTCACCGCGGCGACCTTCATAGGATTCCTGCTGGCGGGCGTGTCGGGCGCCGCCGTCGGCACCCTGGGCATTTTCCTTCCTTCTTTCGTCTTCGTGGGGTTGAGCGGGCCGCTGATTCCCAAAATCCGGCAGTCCGTGCTGGCCGGGGCCTTTTTGGACGGCGTGAACGCGGCGTCCCTGGCATTGATGGCCGTGGTCACGCTGCGGCTGGGAATCGGCATTCTCGTGGACCCCGTGTCGGCGCTGATTGCGGTGTGCTGCGCCTATGCCCTGTTCCGTTACCGAATCAACTCCACCTGGCTTGTCGCGGGCGGGGCGGCCGGCGGGCTGGCATTAAGCCTTTTGTGA
- a CDS encoding sugar phosphate isomerase/epimerase, protein MDRREFLKAAALAGMVAAAPALSCTAQEGAFRGKIKKAVVYGMVKDFKTPADKLKLLKETGFDGVEMGGVGEVDPDTLRKAAEESGVVPHGVIHGWSLDKIPASIDYAKAIGATSVLVVPDKVGDELYYDDLYAKSQAVYREVIPYAQEQQILLLVENVWNNFLVSPLEMARYVDELDNPWLGAYFDAGNVLRYGWSEHWVRALGNRIKKIHIKDYSREKQEKEGLWKGFDVEIGEGSANWAAIRKELAAINFEGWATAEVGGGGRDRLAQVAAQMDKVLDL, encoded by the coding sequence ATGGACAGGCGTGAATTTTTGAAGGCGGCCGCCCTCGCGGGCATGGTCGCCGCAGCCCCGGCCCTCTCCTGCACCGCGCAGGAGGGCGCGTTCCGCGGCAAGATCAAGAAGGCCGTGGTCTACGGCATGGTCAAGGACTTCAAAACCCCGGCGGACAAACTGAAACTGCTGAAAGAAACGGGGTTTGACGGCGTGGAAATGGGCGGCGTGGGCGAAGTGGACCCGGACACCCTGCGCAAGGCCGCGGAGGAGAGCGGGGTCGTCCCCCACGGCGTGATTCACGGCTGGTCCCTGGACAAAATCCCCGCCAGCATTGACTACGCGAAGGCCATCGGCGCCACTTCGGTGCTGGTGGTCCCCGACAAGGTCGGCGACGAACTGTACTACGACGACCTGTACGCCAAGTCGCAGGCCGTGTACCGGGAGGTCATCCCCTACGCCCAGGAGCAGCAGATCCTGCTGCTCGTGGAGAACGTGTGGAACAACTTTCTGGTCAGCCCCCTTGAGATGGCCCGCTACGTGGACGAGCTGGACAACCCGTGGCTTGGCGCCTATTTTGACGCGGGCAACGTGCTGCGCTACGGCTGGTCCGAGCACTGGGTTCGCGCCCTCGGCAACCGCATCAAGAAAATCCACATCAAGGACTACAGCCGGGAGAAGCAGGAGAAGGAGGGGCTGTGGAAGGGCTTTGACGTGGAGATAGGCGAGGGCAGCGCCAACTGGGCCGCCATCCGCAAGGAGCTCGCCGCGATCAACTTTGAAGGCTGGGCCACCGCCGAAGTGGGCGGCGGCGGACGCGACCGCCTTGCCCAGGTCGCCGCGCAGATGGACAAGGTCCTCGACCTGTAG
- a CDS encoding Gfo/Idh/MocA family oxidoreductase, with translation MPKNCTITRRGFLAGVAAWTAAPLIIPRSALAAPDQPGANDRIQVGFIGVGRRCQDLFRLSKGMQGVAAADVNRGRLEKHRANGWKVFTDYRELLADPSIDAVVVATPDHWHAQPVIDACRAGKDAYVEKPMTLTIREGRLMTTAARENNRIVMTGSQQRSMAPNRLACELIRTGKLGAVKEVHAANYPSPWDCDLPEEPLPEGLLWDEWCGQTIVRPYHKDLYLPRADGRNDAQGRPLGWISFKPYSGGEMTGWGSHGLDQIQSALGMDDSGPVEVWADGTDLVSKVHMRYASGVTVHLDNEGRPGGGKFVCEEGTLDLDRGRFTITPEKLAKALLKGDEGKPDGKENHLGHWEDCIRTRKKTVTDVEIGHRSTTVCHLGNIARWVGRPLKWDPAAEKFVDDDEANTYIERPQREPYTVG, from the coding sequence ATGCCGAAGAACTGCACCATAACCCGCCGCGGCTTTCTCGCGGGCGTGGCCGCATGGACCGCCGCGCCGCTCATCATCCCCCGGAGCGCGCTGGCCGCGCCGGACCAGCCGGGCGCCAATGACCGCATCCAGGTGGGCTTCATCGGCGTGGGGCGGCGCTGCCAGGACCTGTTCCGCCTGTCCAAGGGCATGCAGGGTGTGGCCGCGGCGGACGTGAACCGGGGCCGTCTGGAAAAGCACCGGGCCAACGGCTGGAAGGTCTTCACAGACTACCGGGAACTGCTGGCGGACCCCTCGATTGACGCGGTGGTGGTGGCCACGCCGGACCACTGGCACGCCCAGCCGGTGATTGACGCCTGCCGCGCGGGCAAGGACGCCTATGTCGAGAAGCCCATGACCCTCACCATCCGCGAGGGCCGGCTGATGACCACGGCGGCGCGGGAGAACAACCGCATCGTGATGACCGGCAGCCAGCAGCGCTCCATGGCGCCGAACCGGCTGGCCTGCGAACTCATCCGCACAGGCAAACTGGGCGCGGTGAAGGAGGTCCACGCGGCGAACTATCCCAGCCCCTGGGACTGCGACCTCCCCGAAGAGCCCCTGCCCGAAGGGCTGCTCTGGGATGAATGGTGCGGCCAGACCATCGTGCGGCCCTACCACAAAGACCTCTACCTGCCCCGCGCAGACGGACGAAACGACGCGCAGGGCCGGCCCCTGGGCTGGATTTCATTCAAGCCCTATTCCGGCGGCGAAATGACCGGATGGGGTTCGCACGGACTCGACCAAATCCAGAGTGCCCTGGGCATGGACGACTCGGGGCCCGTCGAGGTCTGGGCCGACGGCACGGACCTGGTCTCCAAAGTCCACATGCGCTACGCCAGCGGCGTGACGGTGCATCTGGACAACGAGGGCAGGCCCGGCGGCGGCAAATTCGTCTGCGAGGAGGGCACTCTGGACCTAGACCGGGGGCGTTTCACCATCACGCCCGAGAAGCTGGCCAAGGCCCTGCTCAAGGGCGACGAGGGGAAACCGGACGGGAAGGAGAACCACCTCGGCCACTGGGAGGACTGCATCCGCACCCGGAAAAAAACCGTCACCGATGTCGAAATCGGCCACCGTTCCACCACCGTATGCCACCTGGGCAACATAGCCCGCTGGGTCGGACGCCCGTTGAAGTGGGACCCCGCCGCCGAAAAATTTGTTGACGACGACGAGGCCAACACCTACATCGAACGCCCCCAGCGGGAACCCTATACCGTCGGGTAA